In Callospermophilus lateralis isolate mCalLat2 chromosome 10, mCalLat2.hap1, whole genome shotgun sequence, a single genomic region encodes these proteins:
- the Cpn2 gene encoding carboxypeptidase N subunit 2, producing the protein MLPGTWLCWASLLLLAGRTQPCPVGCDCFIREVFCSDQGLAAIPLDIPPHATDIVFVETSFTTVGTRAFSRSPNLTKVVFLNTQLHHFGPDAFGGLPRLEDLEITGSAFSNLSADIFSSLTSLGKFTLNFNMLEALPEGLFHHMDALESLQLQGNRFQTLPWRLFQPLTRLNTLDLAQNRLAHLPGELFCRLSNLQTLKLSNNMLSRLPEGVFGNLCRLQELFLDGNAIRELSPNVFSGLFCLQKLWLQHNAIRHLPPSVFSSLGNLTFLNLQGNELRMLPVGLFAHNPGLVGLSLSHNRLETITEGTLANLSSLVSLTLSHNAITHLPAGVFWDLKELGKLYLGSNNLTVVHPALFQNLSRLELLSLSRNQLTTLPGGIFDTNYNLFNLALHSNPWQCDCHLTYLFTWLLQYSDHLFHINTYCGGPAYLKGQSVLSLKEEQLVCPVTRDRLGFQVQGIDDRELGDIWDLAVEERAVWRRCTYSNPEGTVVLACDKAQCRWLNIQLSPRQGSGFLAMKYNASQEWDLRSSCGSVRVTVTIEARAVGP; encoded by the coding sequence ATGCTCCCTGGAACCTGGCTGTGCTGGGCTTCCCTCCTGCTCCTGGCCGGGCGCACCCAGCCCTGCCCAGTGGGCTGCGACTGCTTCATCCGGGAGGTGTTCTGCTCAGATCAAGGGCTGGCCGCCATCCCACTGGACATCCCACCACACGCCACGGACATCGTCTTTGTGGAGACCTCATTCACTACAGTGGGAACCAGGGCCTTCAGCAGGAGCCCCAATCTGACCAAAGTGGTCTTCCTCAACACTCAGCTCCATCACTTTGGGCCGGATGCTTTTGGGGGGCTGCCCAGGCTGGAGGACCTGGAGATCACGGGCAGCGCCTTCTCCAACCTCAGTGCCGACATCTTCTCCAGCTTGACTTCGCTGGGCAAGTTCACCCTGAACTTCAACATGCTGGAGGCTCTGCCCGAGGGCCTCTTTCACCACATGGATGCCCTGGAGTCCCTCCAGCTTCAGGGGAACCGATTTCAGACTCTGCCTTGGAGGCTCTTCCAGCCTCTGACACGTCTGAACACCCTGGACCTGGCTCAGAACCGCCTGGCCCACCTCCCCGGGGAGCTGTTCTGCAGGCTCAGCAACCTGCAGACCCTGAAGCTGAGCAACAACATGCTCTCGAGGCTCCCTGAGGGTGTGTTTGGCAATCTGTGCAGACTGCAGGAGCTCTTCTTGGATGGCAATGCCATCAGGGAACTGTCCCCAAACGTCTTCTCAGGGCTCTTCTGCCTGCAGAAGCTGTGGCTGCAGCACAACGCCATCCGTCACCTGCCACCCTCTGTCTTCTCCTCTCTGGGCAATCTGACCTTTCTGAACCTGCAGGGCAATGAGCTGCGGATGCTGCCTGTGGGTCTCTTTGCCCACAACCCAGGCCTGGTGGGCCTGTCCCTGTCCCACAACCGGCTGGAGACTATCACTGAAGGCACCTTGGCCAACCTGTCTAGCCTTGTGTCCCTGACGCTCTCTCACAATGCTATCACCCACCTCCCCGCGGGTGTCTTCTGGGACCTCAAGGAGTTGGGTAAGCTCTACCTGGGCAGCAACAACCTGACGGTCGTGCACCCAGCCCTCTTCCAGAACCTGTCCAGGCTGGAGCTGCTCAGCCTCTCCAGGAACCAGCTGACCACACTCCCGGGGGGCATCTTTGACACCAACTACAACCTGTTCAACCTGGCCCTGCACAGCAACCCCTGGCAATGTGACTGCCACCTGACCTACCTCTTTACCTGGCTGCTCCAGTACAGCGACCATCTCTTCCACATCAACACCTACTGTGGGGGGCCCGCCTACCTCAAGGGGCAGTCAGTACTCTCTTTGAAGGAAGAACAGCTGGTGTGTCCTGTCACCCGGGACCGTTTGGGTTTCCAGGTCCAGGGGATAGATGACAGGGAGCTAGGGGACATATGGGATCTGGCAGTGGAGGAAAGGGCAGTCTGGAGGAGGTGCACCTATAGCAACCCTGAGGGCACTGTTGTGCTGGCCTGTGACAAGGCCCAGTGTCGCTGGTTGAACATCCAGCTGTCTCCTAGGCAGGGCTCAGGCTTCCTGGCGATGAAATACAATGCCAGTCAGGAGTGGGACTTGAGGTCCAGCTGCGGCTCTGTGAGAGTCACTGTGACTATTGAGGCCCGGGCAGTGGGGCCCTAG